Proteins encoded together in one Thermococcus gammatolerans EJ3 window:
- the trmBL1 gene encoding HTH-type sugar sensing transcriptional regulator TrmBL1, whose translation MREEEIIEKLQRLGLTKYESVAYITLLKLGPSKATDITKESGIPHTRVYDVLSSLHRKGFVDVMQGTPRLYKPVNPEVILEKIKEEIIRDIDSLKGAFLELYREVHGEELPEIWTIQGFDNTVERAEYVIRSAKHEVLINTPLEFLELLKNEIKGRKDVIFVIISNFREVPDWLKGDNIILARSGGAPWLMASWIIGDIDYALFFGALPRDTRKEKFYSFWAKSPRIIQNYMHWFYTIYFDNSEIIKPPNYEKLPKPLSLVNIRTLIVLLKFAGLPRKAEIVGRIIDTKKPVTIDGEIIDYEYTPLTANVTFRHNGKELKVGGIGSYFEDVEGEKFILLE comes from the coding sequence ATGAGGGAAGAGGAGATAATTGAGAAGCTCCAGAGACTTGGGCTGACCAAATACGAGAGCGTTGCATACATCACGCTCCTCAAGCTCGGCCCGAGCAAGGCAACCGACATAACGAAAGAGAGCGGAATCCCCCACACGAGGGTCTACGACGTGCTGAGCTCGCTCCACAGAAAGGGATTCGTCGACGTCATGCAGGGCACGCCGAGGCTCTACAAGCCCGTCAATCCCGAGGTTATACTCGAAAAGATCAAGGAGGAGATAATTCGGGACATAGATTCCCTCAAGGGGGCGTTCCTCGAGCTCTACCGTGAGGTTCACGGGGAGGAGCTGCCGGAGATATGGACGATTCAGGGCTTTGACAACACCGTTGAGAGGGCCGAATACGTCATCAGAAGTGCAAAGCACGAGGTTTTAATCAACACTCCCCTGGAGTTCCTCGAGCTTCTTAAAAACGAGATAAAGGGTCGCAAGGACGTCATCTTTGTCATCATCAGCAACTTTAGAGAGGTTCCGGACTGGCTTAAGGGCGACAATATTATCCTCGCGAGGAGTGGCGGGGCACCCTGGCTCATGGCGAGCTGGATCATCGGTGACATAGACTATGCCCTCTTTTTCGGTGCCCTCCCGCGGGACACGAGAAAGGAGAAGTTCTACTCATTCTGGGCCAAGAGCCCAAGGATAATCCAGAACTACATGCACTGGTTCTACACCATCTACTTCGACAACAGCGAGATCATAAAACCCCCCAATTATGAAAAGCTGCCCAAACCCCTCTCCCTCGTCAACATAAGAACCCTTATAGTCCTTCTCAAGTTCGCTGGCCTGCCGAGAAAAGCTGAAATAGTAGGCAGGATCATCGACACGAAAAAGCCTGTGACAATAGACGGCGAGATAATCGACTACGAGTACACCCCCCTAACCGCGAACGTCACATTCAGGCACAACGGAAAGGAACTCAAGGTCGGCGGAATAGGAAGCTACTTCGAGGACGTCGAGGGTGAGAAGTTCATACTCCTAGAGTGA
- a CDS encoding glycoside hydrolase family 13 protein codes for MYKTFGFVEDPVFGRLARVEFSIPYRGERYAYLLGSFNAFNEGSFRMERRGSRWFIRVLLPEGVWRYAFSLEGRFERDPENENVETYRRPSYKFEKEVSVAGVIGPEPVYHSPSLLYLYTFGGRVNFVLRAKKGYLVSSTLILKGKDIEMRKRASDELFDYFGAEVGNLEGPVEYSFLGESSEGPFELGPFSAVPIALKAPEWPLERVFYQVMPDRFAGNCLRDSGNFCGGDLWGLKERLDHIAGLGFNALYLTPIFESTTYHGYDVVDYFHVSRRLGGDEAFDELVKELRRRGIKLILDGVFHHTSFFHPYFQDVVEKGERSRYVGFYRILGFPVVSKRFLRALDSGLLPGDTRSAPMGAEWNYESFYSVWLMPRLNSDSEEVFEFVVNVMGYWLKKADGWRLDVAHGVPPDFWVRVRERMPSSAYLIGEVMDDARLYLFRGFHGVMNYALYDAILKFFAFGEISAEEFLNELELISVRYGPAEYYAYNFLDNHDTERFLDLVHDERLYLCALAFLMTYKGIPAVFYGDEIGLRGRKGGGLDAGRTPMKWREENWNREILETTRELIHLRRNSKALQFGTFRPLLFRGRTIVYERAIDGESLVVAINCSEVHVKVSLPGGKSLNLPPLSFRIVDTGR; via the coding sequence GTGTATAAAACTTTCGGGTTCGTTGAGGATCCGGTCTTCGGTAGGCTCGCGAGGGTTGAGTTTTCAATACCCTACCGGGGCGAGAGGTACGCCTACCTGCTCGGGAGCTTCAACGCCTTCAACGAGGGAAGTTTTAGGATGGAAAGGAGGGGAAGCCGCTGGTTCATTAGGGTTCTCCTTCCGGAGGGTGTCTGGAGGTACGCCTTCTCACTGGAGGGCCGGTTCGAGAGAGATCCCGAAAATGAGAATGTTGAAACCTACCGCAGGCCCTCTTACAAGTTCGAGAAAGAGGTCAGCGTAGCCGGAGTGATCGGCCCGGAGCCGGTCTATCACTCACCTTCCCTCCTCTATCTTTACACCTTCGGAGGAAGGGTTAACTTCGTCCTCAGAGCAAAGAAGGGCTACCTTGTCTCTTCGACTCTCATCCTCAAAGGAAAGGACATCGAAATGAGGAAACGGGCGAGCGATGAGCTCTTCGACTACTTTGGGGCAGAGGTCGGTAACCTTGAGGGTCCGGTTGAGTACTCCTTTCTGGGGGAGAGCAGTGAGGGGCCATTTGAGCTGGGGCCCTTCAGTGCCGTCCCTATTGCCTTGAAAGCGCCTGAATGGCCCCTTGAGAGGGTTTTTTATCAGGTGATGCCCGACCGTTTCGCTGGCAACTGCCTGCGTGACTCCGGGAATTTCTGTGGCGGTGACCTGTGGGGCCTGAAGGAAAGGCTGGATCACATCGCAGGGCTGGGCTTCAACGCCCTCTACCTGACCCCGATCTTTGAGTCAACCACCTATCACGGTTACGACGTAGTTGATTACTTCCACGTTTCCAGGAGGCTTGGTGGCGACGAGGCCTTTGATGAGCTCGTGAAGGAGCTGAGGAGAAGGGGAATCAAGCTGATACTCGACGGGGTTTTTCACCACACCAGCTTCTTCCATCCATACTTCCAGGACGTCGTTGAAAAAGGTGAGAGGAGCAGGTACGTCGGGTTTTACAGGATTCTCGGCTTTCCCGTTGTTTCAAAGCGTTTTCTGAGGGCGTTGGACTCAGGTCTTCTCCCTGGAGATACGAGGAGCGCTCCAATGGGGGCCGAATGGAACTACGAGAGCTTTTACTCCGTTTGGCTGATGCCCAGATTGAACTCCGATAGTGAGGAGGTCTTTGAGTTCGTCGTCAACGTCATGGGGTATTGGCTCAAGAAAGCCGATGGATGGAGGCTCGACGTTGCTCATGGCGTTCCCCCCGATTTCTGGGTCAGGGTAAGGGAGAGAATGCCATCATCGGCCTATCTGATCGGGGAGGTCATGGACGACGCGAGGCTCTACCTATTCAGGGGATTTCACGGGGTTATGAACTACGCTCTCTACGACGCGATTCTCAAGTTCTTTGCCTTTGGGGAGATAAGCGCCGAGGAGTTCCTGAACGAGCTGGAGCTCATCAGCGTCCGCTATGGGCCCGCTGAGTACTACGCCTACAACTTCCTTGACAACCACGACACGGAGCGCTTCCTCGACCTCGTTCATGATGAGAGGCTCTACCTCTGTGCCCTCGCCTTTCTGATGACGTACAAGGGCATCCCGGCGGTTTTCTACGGTGATGAGATCGGGCTGAGGGGCAGAAAGGGGGGAGGCCTCGACGCTGGAAGGACTCCAATGAAGTGGAGGGAAGAGAACTGGAACCGTGAAATACTGGAGACGACGAGGGAACTGATCCATCTCAGGAGAAACTCCAAGGCGCTCCAGTTTGGTACTTTCAGGCCCTTGCTCTTCAGGGGTAGAACCATAGTTTACGAGAGGGCCATCGACGGTGAGAGCCTGGTCGTTGCCATAAACTGTTCTGAGGTGCATGTTAAGGTTTCCCTCCCCGGAGGGAAGAGCCTCAACCTCCCGCCGCTGTCCTTCAGGATTGTCGATACCGGACGGTAA
- a CDS encoding extracellular solute-binding protein codes for MRKGLFTLLLIGVLLFGVVASGCIGGGGGGTTSSPSKTSSSSTSQTTTSQAQTTTSISTTTSQTTTTGATETTTTATTTTTTTTTTTTSTQGEKITIVLWHAMGQAEAQTFKDLISEFEIEHPNIDIQMEYKANLETALKAAIPAGKGPDLFIWAHDWIGKFAEGGLLKPIDGYVTEDFTNSFIPIAQDAFEYKGHYYGVPFAAETVALIYNKDMVPNPPQNFDEMKTIMEQHYDPDNGKYGIASPIDPYFLSAWAQAFGGYYFDDKTETPGVNLTETVEGFRFFFDNIWPYMAHTTDYNAQVDLFTSGNAPMMINGPWIISKVKEAGINFGVVPLPPINKDGKTYYPRPYAGVKLIYVTSNAPDEKMQAIWEFLKWFSTSEDVAVTLAFQNGYVPVLNSVANEPDITSDPVISAYLQALQHAYLMPKSTKMAAVWGPVGQAITDYIGGKKTLEQALNDAQKEILKALSS; via the coding sequence ATGAGAAAAGGACTCTTTACCCTGCTCTTGATTGGAGTTTTGCTCTTCGGAGTCGTGGCCAGCGGCTGCATTGGTGGAGGTGGAGGAGGAACAACCTCAAGCCCCTCAAAGACTTCTTCAAGCTCCACCTCACAGACGACCACTTCTCAGGCTCAGACCACAACCTCAATCTCCACAACCACTTCACAGACGACCACAACTGGAGCCACTGAAACGACAACCACAGCCACCACTACCACGACAACTACCACAACGACCACCACTTCCACTCAGGGTGAGAAGATCACCATAGTCCTCTGGCACGCGATGGGCCAGGCTGAGGCCCAGACATTCAAGGACCTCATCTCAGAGTTCGAGATCGAGCACCCGAACATCGACATACAGATGGAGTACAAGGCCAACCTCGAAACCGCCCTCAAGGCGGCAATTCCCGCCGGAAAGGGACCGGATCTCTTCATCTGGGCCCACGACTGGATCGGAAAGTTCGCCGAGGGCGGCCTCCTCAAGCCCATAGACGGCTATGTAACAGAGGACTTCACAAACAGCTTCATCCCGATCGCTCAAGATGCTTTTGAATACAAGGGGCACTACTACGGTGTTCCCTTCGCGGCCGAGACAGTTGCGCTGATATACAACAAGGACATGGTTCCAAACCCACCCCAGAACTTCGACGAGATGAAGACGATAATGGAGCAGCATTACGACCCGGACAACGGTAAGTACGGAATAGCCAGTCCAATTGATCCCTACTTCCTCTCCGCCTGGGCTCAGGCCTTCGGCGGCTACTACTTCGACGACAAGACCGAGACCCCGGGTGTAAACCTGACCGAGACCGTTGAGGGCTTCAGGTTCTTCTTTGACAACATCTGGCCCTACATGGCCCACACTACTGACTATAACGCCCAGGTTGATCTCTTCACGAGCGGAAACGCCCCGATGATGATCAACGGCCCGTGGATAATCTCAAAGGTCAAGGAGGCGGGAATAAACTTTGGTGTCGTCCCGCTCCCGCCGATCAACAAGGACGGAAAGACCTACTACCCGAGGCCCTACGCGGGCGTTAAGCTGATCTACGTTACTTCAAACGCTCCGGACGAGAAGATGCAGGCGATATGGGAGTTCCTCAAGTGGTTCTCCACCAGTGAGGACGTTGCCGTAACCCTCGCCTTCCAGAACGGTTACGTTCCCGTTCTCAACAGCGTCGCTAACGAGCCTGACATCACGAGCGATCCTGTGATAAGTGCCTACCTGCAGGCCCTCCAGCATGCATACCTCATGCCCAAGAGCACCAAGATGGCGGCCGTCTGGGGTCCTGTCGGCCAGGCTATCACGGACTACATCGGCGGCAAGAAGACTCTGGAGCAGGCCCTCAACGATGCCCAGAAGGAAATCCTGAAGGCCCTAAGCAGCTGA